A single region of the Kineosporiaceae bacterium SCSIO 59966 genome encodes:
- a CDS encoding sugar ABC transporter permease has translation MLAGPAFVVMLAVTAYPILQATYDSLFAYRLTDPESRRFVGLNNYAVILTDPVWWNAFGVTVLITVVTVLVELVLGFALALVMMKALRTIRPVLRTAILIPYAIITVVSAFAWFFAFDITSGFVNPTFGLEGTDWFASFPTAVSVIMMSEIWKTTPFISLLILSGLAQVPEDLQEAAKVDGATWWQRMWKVTIPNMKAAIMVALLFRTLDAFRIFDNVFIMTGGAAGTETLSFGAYRQTISRLEIGLGSAYSVLLFLSVVAIALGFIKIFKVDLSQARGEK, from the coding sequence ATGCTCGCCGGCCCGGCGTTCGTCGTCATGCTCGCCGTCACCGCCTACCCGATCCTGCAGGCGACGTACGACTCGCTGTTCGCCTACCGGCTCACCGACCCGGAGTCCCGGCGGTTCGTCGGCCTCAACAACTACGCGGTCATCCTCACCGACCCGGTGTGGTGGAACGCGTTCGGGGTGACCGTGCTCATCACGGTGGTGACCGTGCTCGTCGAGCTGGTTCTCGGTTTCGCGCTCGCGCTGGTCATGATGAAGGCGCTGCGCACGATCCGGCCGGTGCTGCGCACCGCCATCCTCATCCCGTACGCGATCATCACCGTGGTCTCCGCGTTCGCGTGGTTCTTCGCGTTCGACATCACCAGCGGCTTCGTCAACCCGACCTTCGGCCTGGAGGGCACCGACTGGTTCGCCAGCTTCCCCACCGCGGTCTCGGTGATCATGATGTCGGAGATCTGGAAGACCACGCCGTTCATCTCCCTGCTCATCCTCTCCGGCCTGGCCCAGGTCCCGGAGGACCTGCAGGAGGCGGCCAAGGTCGACGGCGCGACGTGGTGGCAGCGGATGTGGAAGGTGACCATCCCGAACATGAAGGCAGCCATCATGGTCGCCCTGCTGTTCCGCACCCTGGACGCGTTCCGCATCTTCGACAACGTCTTCATCATGACCGGCGGTGCGGCTGGCACCGAGACGCTCTCGTTCGGCGCGTACCGGCAGACCATCTCCCGGCTGGAGATCGGGCTGGGCTCGGCCTACTCGGTGCTGCTGTTCCTCTCGGTGGTGGCCATCGCGCTGGGCTTCATCAAGATCTTCAAAGTGGACCTGTCCCAGGCGAGGGGGGAGAAGTAG
- a CDS encoding carbonic anhydrase, with translation MAPRTPTEAWRALEEGNARFVHGEPAHPRQDASRRAELVDGQRPWALVLGCSDSRVAAETVFDQGLGDLFVVRTAGHVLDSGVLGSVEFGVDVLGIPLVVVLGHDGCGAVAATVEAVESGVLPGGYVRDVVERVLPSVLTGRRGGATDLHGLVAEHVRHTARLLAERSVVLSDALEARRCAVIGLTYALADGRTRLVDGVGDLTD, from the coding sequence ATCGCGCCCCGGACACCCACCGAGGCCTGGCGGGCCCTCGAGGAGGGCAACGCCAGGTTCGTCCACGGCGAACCGGCCCACCCCCGGCAGGACGCGTCGCGACGGGCCGAGCTCGTCGACGGCCAGCGGCCCTGGGCGCTCGTGCTGGGCTGCTCGGACTCCCGCGTTGCCGCCGAGACCGTCTTCGACCAGGGCCTGGGTGACCTGTTCGTCGTCCGCACGGCCGGGCACGTGCTCGACAGCGGCGTCCTGGGGTCCGTCGAGTTCGGCGTCGACGTGCTCGGCATCCCGCTCGTCGTCGTCCTCGGCCACGACGGCTGCGGGGCGGTGGCGGCGACCGTCGAGGCGGTCGAGTCCGGTGTCCTGCCCGGCGGCTACGTCCGGGACGTCGTCGAACGCGTGCTGCCGTCGGTGCTGACCGGCCGGCGCGGCGGCGCCACCGACCTGCACGGCCTGGTCGCCGAGCACGTCCGGCACACCGCCCGGCTCCTCGCGGAGCGGTCCGTGGTGCTCTCCGACGCCCTGGAGGCGAGGCGCTGCGCGGTCATCGGCCTCACCTACGCCCTGGCCGACGGACGGACCCGGCTCGTCGACGGCGTCGGTGACCTCACCGACTGA
- a CDS encoding carbohydrate ABC transporter permease produces MDSQNYSTREKVLWWVVGLLIVAYALVPVAWIVSLSLKRGADLSSQTFLPPDPTTENYELILSGSASDLFLPALRNSIGISLIATLIAVVLAMFAAYAIARLDFPGKKVILTTALAVAIFPVISIVTPLFNVWRTIGLYDTWPGLIIPYMSLTLPISIWTLSAFFREIPWEMEQAAQVDGATSWQAFRKVIVPLAAPGVFTTAIIAFFIAWNDFVYGISLTSTEASRPVPAALALFTGASQFEEPTGAISAAAVIVTIPVVVLVLIFQRRIVAGLTNGAVKG; encoded by the coding sequence ATGGACTCGCAGAACTACTCCACGAGGGAGAAGGTCCTCTGGTGGGTGGTCGGTCTGCTGATCGTCGCCTACGCGCTCGTCCCCGTCGCCTGGATCGTCTCGCTGAGCCTCAAGCGCGGCGCGGACCTGTCCTCGCAGACGTTTCTGCCGCCCGACCCGACGACGGAGAACTACGAGCTCATCCTCAGCGGGTCGGCGTCCGACCTCTTCCTGCCGGCCCTGCGCAACTCGATCGGGATCTCGCTCATCGCCACGCTCATCGCGGTGGTCCTGGCGATGTTCGCGGCGTACGCGATCGCGCGGCTCGACTTCCCCGGCAAGAAGGTGATCCTCACCACCGCCCTGGCGGTCGCCATCTTCCCGGTGATCTCGATCGTGACCCCGCTGTTCAACGTGTGGCGGACGATCGGGCTCTACGACACCTGGCCGGGTCTGATCATCCCGTACATGTCGCTGACCCTGCCGATCTCGATCTGGACGCTGTCGGCGTTCTTCCGGGAGATCCCCTGGGAGATGGAGCAGGCGGCCCAGGTGGACGGCGCCACCTCGTGGCAGGCCTTCCGCAAGGTCATCGTCCCGCTCGCGGCGCCCGGCGTGTTCACCACCGCGATCATCGCCTTCTTCATCGCCTGGAACGACTTCGTCTACGGCATCTCGCTCACCTCGACCGAGGCATCCCGGCCGGTGCCCGCCGCGCTGGCGCTGTTCACCGGGGCGTCCCAGTTCGAGGAACCGACCGGCGCGATCTCGGCCGCGGCGGTGATCGTCACGATCCCCGTGGTCGTGCTCGTCCTCATCTTCCAGCGGCGCATCGTCGCCGGCCTGACCAACGGTGCGGTCAAGGGCTGA
- a CDS encoding ATP-binding cassette domain-containing protein, with product MISVKGLRFGYPGSPELFTDLDLVLPPGAMTALTGPSGTGKSTLLYILGLLLRPADGRVSLGPTMTENLRDDQRSWLRAHRIGFVFQDAALDPTRTVLDNVTETALYTGLPRRVAEQRALQLLHQFGVDLRWDHKPGQVSGGQAQRVALCRALLHSPPFVLADEPTGNLDRSSADVVLTALSASAADGATVVIATHDPVVVQRCDNRVDL from the coding sequence GTGATCTCCGTCAAGGGTCTCCGGTTCGGGTACCCCGGCTCTCCCGAGCTCTTCACGGACCTCGACCTCGTCCTTCCGCCCGGCGCCATGACGGCCCTGACCGGTCCCTCTGGCACAGGCAAGTCGACGCTGCTGTACATCCTTGGGCTGCTGCTCCGCCCGGCGGACGGCCGCGTCAGCCTGGGGCCGACGATGACCGAGAACCTTCGCGACGACCAGCGGTCGTGGCTGCGCGCTCACCGGATCGGCTTCGTCTTCCAGGACGCCGCGCTCGATCCAACCCGCACCGTGCTCGACAACGTCACGGAGACGGCCCTGTACACGGGTCTGCCCAGGCGAGTCGCAGAACAGCGCGCGCTGCAGCTGCTGCACCAGTTCGGCGTCGACCTCCGATGGGACCACAAGCCTGGTCAGGTCTCTGGCGGGCAGGCACAACGTGTCGCCCTCTGCCGCGCCCTACTCCATTCGCCTCCTTTCGTGCTCGCCGACGAGCCCACCGGAAACCTCGACCGATCCTCAGCAGACGTAGTGCTGACCGCCTTGTCCGCCAGCGCTGCCGACGGCGCAACCGTGGTGATAGCAACTCACGACCCTGTCGTCGTCCAGCGGTGCGACAACCGTGTCGACCTCTGA
- a CDS encoding class II fumarate hydratase yields the protein MSTTAHSLATVPGVHGPPTLARRRSTGHDEHMTNEATPEAQEYRIEHDTMGEVRVPASALYRAQTQRAVENFPISGSRLERGLIEALARVKKAAARANAELGVLEPDLADAVAQAADEVARGLHDEHFPVDVFQTGSGTSSNMNVNEVIATLASRRLGRDVHPNDHVNASQSSNDTFPTSVHVAATAGVVRDLVPALEHLASTLRAKADEFKDVVKSGRTHLMDATPVTLGQELGGYAAAVEHGIERLHAALPRVAEVPLGGTAVGTGINTPAGFPQRVIELLAQETGLPITEARDHFEAQGARDGLVELSGVLRVIAVSLTKVCNDLRWMGSGPNTGLAELRIPDLQPGSSIMPGKVNPVVPEAVLMVCAQVVGNDATVAWAGASGSFELNVMIPVMARNVLESVRLLANASRVLADRTVAGLEADVERCRRYAEASPSVVTPLNRIIGYEAAAKIAKHAVAAGTTIREAVADLGFVERGEITEEQLDAALDVLAMTRPPQ from the coding sequence ATGAGCACTACTGCTCACTCACTGGCAACGGTACCGGGAGTCCACGGACCCCCCACCCTGGCACGCCGCCGGAGCACCGGCCACGATGAGCACATGACCAACGAGGCGACACCTGAGGCGCAGGAGTACCGGATCGAGCACGACACGATGGGCGAGGTGCGGGTGCCGGCATCGGCGCTGTACCGGGCGCAGACCCAGCGGGCGGTGGAGAACTTCCCGATCAGCGGCAGCCGGCTGGAGCGTGGGCTCATCGAGGCGCTGGCTCGGGTGAAGAAGGCGGCCGCACGAGCCAACGCCGAGCTCGGCGTCCTGGAGCCGGACCTGGCGGACGCCGTGGCGCAGGCCGCGGACGAGGTGGCCCGGGGCCTGCACGACGAGCACTTCCCCGTCGACGTGTTCCAGACCGGCTCGGGGACGTCGTCGAACATGAACGTCAACGAGGTCATCGCCACCCTGGCGAGCCGGCGGCTGGGCCGGGACGTCCACCCCAACGACCACGTGAACGCGTCGCAGTCGAGCAACGACACCTTCCCGACGTCGGTGCACGTGGCGGCCACGGCGGGCGTCGTCCGCGACCTCGTCCCGGCCCTGGAGCACCTCGCGAGCACGCTGCGCGCCAAGGCCGACGAGTTCAAGGACGTGGTCAAGTCCGGGCGCACCCACCTCATGGACGCCACCCCGGTCACGCTGGGCCAGGAGCTCGGTGGCTACGCCGCCGCGGTCGAGCACGGCATCGAGCGACTGCACGCGGCACTGCCGCGGGTCGCCGAGGTGCCGCTCGGCGGGACCGCGGTCGGCACCGGCATCAACACCCCCGCCGGCTTCCCCCAGCGGGTGATCGAGCTGCTGGCGCAGGAGACCGGCCTGCCGATCACCGAGGCCCGTGACCACTTCGAGGCCCAGGGCGCCCGGGACGGGCTGGTCGAGCTGTCCGGCGTCCTGCGGGTCATCGCCGTGAGCCTTACCAAGGTGTGCAACGACCTGCGTTGGATGGGCTCGGGGCCGAACACCGGGCTCGCCGAGCTGCGCATCCCGGACCTGCAGCCCGGCTCGTCGATCATGCCCGGCAAGGTGAACCCGGTGGTCCCCGAGGCGGTGCTCATGGTGTGCGCCCAGGTCGTCGGCAACGACGCCACCGTGGCCTGGGCCGGCGCCTCCGGGTCCTTCGAACTCAACGTCATGATCCCGGTGATGGCGCGCAACGTGCTGGAGTCGGTGCGGCTGCTGGCCAACGCCTCCCGCGTGCTCGCCGACCGCACCGTCGCCGGCCTGGAGGCGGACGTCGAGCGCTGCCGCCGCTACGCCGAGGCGTCGCCGTCCGTGGTCACTCCCCTGAACCGGATCATCGGCTACGAGGCCGCCGCCAAGATCGCCAAGCACGCGGTGGCCGCCGGGACGACGATCCGCGAGGCCGTGGCCGACCTCGGCTTCGTCGAGCGGGGTGAGATCACCGAAGAGCAGCTGGACGCCGCGCTCGACGTCCTGGCGATGACGCGGCCACCGCAGTAG
- a CDS encoding alpha-amylase: MERALVALRDSASDLPEHVVEQLVDRWHRWGSDVLDGLADVYPDAEDLTVRVAARVGAAAAARRPALRHRDAERLLRPDWFQQPDVVGYVAYADRFAGTLRGVADRIGYLRELGVGYLHLMPLLATRTDVDPSAEGGDDGGYAVADYRRVRPHLGTVQDLADLADRLHEAGVSLTVDLVLNHVAREHEWAVGARAGDERLSRFFHVFADRTMPAAYERTLPEVFPDFAPGSFTHDPDLLGGRGGWVWTTFNSFQWDLNWANPEVLLEMLGVVLDLANLGVDVLRLDAVAFIWKRMGTDCQGQPEVHAIVQALRAATRVAAPSVVFKAEAIVAPDRLTAYLGTGRRAGRVSDLAYHNSFMVQLWSALATGRADLARQSLTGRPPKPVGTAWATYVRCHDDIGWAVDDADAAAVGLSGWAHRSFLSAFYSGRYPGSFARGLVFQHNPATGDARISGSAAALAGLAAALEHDSAEEVDLALGRLFLLHAAVYGFGGVPLLYSGDELAHLGDPHWAAEPGHAADNRWVHRPQMDWALAEQRHDPATVPGRVFAGLRHLAAVRAGLPSLHAAVESVPLDVGNDAVLALLRRHAAGTLVQLYNVSSAWQRVPAGRVRAAGLQRLWEHVSGFAPHTEPGASGDELALPPYAAWWLGERDEERPPGGRAAGRRGVAGARVRQDAVP, from the coding sequence CTGGAGCGGGCGCTGGTGGCGCTTCGCGACAGCGCCTCGGACCTGCCGGAGCACGTGGTCGAGCAGCTCGTCGACCGCTGGCACCGGTGGGGTTCGGACGTCCTCGACGGCCTCGCCGACGTCTACCCGGACGCCGAGGACCTCACCGTGCGGGTAGCCGCCCGGGTCGGGGCCGCCGCGGCCGCCCGACGGCCGGCGCTGCGTCACCGGGACGCCGAGCGGCTGCTGCGCCCTGACTGGTTCCAGCAGCCGGACGTCGTCGGCTACGTCGCCTACGCCGACCGGTTCGCCGGCACCCTGCGCGGGGTCGCCGACCGGATCGGCTACCTGCGCGAGCTCGGGGTCGGCTACCTGCACCTCATGCCGCTGCTGGCGACGCGCACGGACGTCGACCCGTCCGCCGAGGGCGGTGACGACGGCGGCTACGCGGTCGCCGACTACCGGCGGGTGCGCCCGCACCTGGGGACGGTGCAGGACCTGGCCGACCTCGCGGACCGGCTCCACGAGGCCGGCGTCTCGCTGACGGTCGACCTCGTCCTCAACCACGTCGCTCGCGAGCACGAGTGGGCGGTCGGCGCCCGCGCAGGCGACGAACGGCTGAGCCGGTTCTTCCACGTGTTCGCCGACCGGACGATGCCGGCCGCCTATGAGCGGACCCTGCCGGAGGTGTTCCCCGACTTCGCCCCCGGCTCCTTCACCCACGACCCTGATCTCCTCGGCGGCCGCGGCGGCTGGGTGTGGACGACGTTCAACTCCTTCCAGTGGGACCTCAACTGGGCCAACCCCGAGGTGCTGCTGGAGATGCTGGGAGTCGTGCTGGACCTGGCGAACCTTGGCGTCGACGTCCTGCGCCTGGACGCGGTCGCCTTCATCTGGAAGCGGATGGGCACCGACTGCCAGGGGCAGCCGGAGGTCCACGCGATCGTCCAGGCGCTACGGGCGGCGACCCGGGTGGCGGCCCCGAGCGTCGTGTTCAAGGCCGAGGCGATCGTGGCTCCGGACCGGCTCACCGCCTACCTGGGCACCGGTCGGCGCGCCGGCCGGGTGAGCGACCTCGCCTACCACAACTCGTTCATGGTCCAGCTGTGGTCGGCCCTCGCCACGGGACGGGCCGACCTGGCCCGGCAGTCGTTGACGGGACGGCCGCCCAAGCCGGTCGGGACCGCGTGGGCCACCTACGTCCGGTGCCACGACGACATCGGCTGGGCGGTGGACGACGCGGACGCCGCCGCGGTGGGACTGTCCGGCTGGGCGCACCGGTCGTTCCTGTCCGCGTTCTACTCCGGCCGGTACCCCGGCTCCTTCGCCCGCGGGCTGGTCTTCCAGCACAACCCGGCCACCGGCGACGCGCGGATCAGCGGGTCCGCGGCCGCCCTCGCCGGGCTGGCGGCGGCGCTCGAGCACGACAGCGCCGAGGAGGTCGACCTGGCCCTCGGCCGGCTGTTCCTGCTGCACGCCGCGGTCTACGGCTTCGGCGGCGTCCCGCTGCTCTACAGCGGTGACGAGCTCGCGCACCTCGGCGACCCGCACTGGGCGGCCGAGCCCGGCCACGCGGCGGACAACCGGTGGGTGCACCGGCCGCAGATGGACTGGGCGCTCGCCGAGCAGCGGCACGACCCCGCCACGGTCCCGGGCCGGGTGTTCGCCGGGCTGCGGCACCTCGCCGCGGTCCGCGCCGGTCTGCCGTCGCTGCACGCGGCCGTCGAGTCGGTACCGCTGGACGTCGGCAACGACGCCGTGCTGGCCCTGCTGCGACGGCACGCTGCCGGGACCCTCGTCCAGCTCTACAACGTCAGCTCCGCCTGGCAGCGGGTGCCTGCCGGACGGGTCCGCGCCGCCGGGCTCCAGCGGCTGTGGGAGCACGTCTCGGGGTTCGCCCCGCACACCGAGCCGGGCGCCTCCGGCGACGAACTGGCGCTGCCGCCGTACGCGGCGTGGTGGCTCGGTGAGCGTGACGAGGAACGCCCCCCGGGCGGCCGCGCCGCGGGCCGCCGAGGGGTGGCCGGCGCTCGAGTACGGCAGGATGCGGTGCCGTGA
- a CDS encoding extracellular solute-binding protein, with amino-acid sequence MARRPSGRSGAGAAAVAVGALLTLTACGGEAGGPPTLTWYVNPDAGGQERIAEQCTEESGGAYQIELQRLPRDAPGQREQLVRRLAGNDTSVDLMSLDPPFIPEFAAAGYLADVPPDVADEVTEDVVEGALAGATWKDELVTLPFWANTQLLWYRQSVAEEAGLDMEQPVTWEQVVDAAEQTGTTVAVQGTRAESMTVWVNALIESAGGQILENPEAEATEYELGIASEAGRRAAEIIEDIADSGVGGPQLATANEDINASMFESEDAGFMVNWPFVYQRAAGYVEAGNLERSEFEDYGWALYPRAVEGEESRPPYGGINIGVSALSENVDLAFEAGRCIVQAEHQKQYFLSDGNPPAKASVYDDPEVVEQYPMAETIRESLENAAPRPQTPYYNEISVGIQRTWQPPSSVDPQTTPERSEELITDVLRGEALL; translated from the coding sequence GTGGCACGACGACCTTCGGGACGCAGCGGGGCGGGGGCGGCCGCGGTCGCCGTCGGTGCCCTGCTCACCCTCACGGCGTGCGGTGGTGAGGCGGGCGGTCCCCCGACGCTCACCTGGTACGTCAACCCGGACGCCGGCGGGCAGGAGCGGATCGCCGAGCAGTGCACCGAGGAGTCCGGCGGGGCGTACCAGATCGAGCTGCAGCGGCTGCCGCGGGACGCCCCCGGTCAGCGCGAGCAGCTCGTCCGGCGCCTGGCCGGCAACGACACCTCCGTCGACCTGATGAGCCTGGACCCGCCGTTCATCCCGGAGTTCGCCGCCGCCGGCTACCTCGCCGACGTCCCCCCGGACGTCGCCGACGAGGTGACCGAGGACGTCGTCGAGGGCGCCCTGGCGGGCGCCACCTGGAAGGACGAGCTCGTCACCCTGCCGTTCTGGGCGAACACGCAGCTGCTGTGGTACCGCCAGTCGGTCGCCGAGGAGGCCGGGCTGGACATGGAGCAGCCGGTCACCTGGGAGCAGGTCGTGGACGCCGCGGAGCAGACCGGGACGACGGTCGCCGTCCAGGGCACCCGGGCGGAGTCGATGACGGTGTGGGTCAACGCCCTCATCGAGTCAGCCGGCGGGCAGATCCTGGAGAACCCCGAGGCCGAGGCCACCGAGTACGAGCTCGGGATCGCCTCGGAGGCCGGACGCCGAGCCGCCGAGATCATCGAGGACATCGCCGACTCCGGTGTCGGCGGCCCGCAGCTCGCCACCGCGAACGAGGACATCAACGCCTCGATGTTCGAGAGCGAGGACGCCGGGTTCATGGTCAACTGGCCGTTCGTCTACCAGCGGGCGGCCGGGTACGTGGAGGCCGGCAACCTGGAGCGCTCCGAGTTCGAGGACTACGGCTGGGCCCTGTACCCGCGCGCGGTGGAGGGGGAGGAGTCGCGTCCCCCCTACGGCGGCATCAACATCGGGGTGAGCGCGCTGAGCGAGAACGTCGACCTGGCGTTCGAGGCGGGTCGCTGCATCGTCCAGGCGGAGCACCAGAAGCAGTACTTCCTGTCCGACGGCAACCCGCCCGCCAAGGCCTCCGTCTACGACGACCCGGAGGTCGTCGAGCAGTACCCGATGGCCGAGACCATCCGCGAGTCGCTGGAGAACGCCGCCCCGCGGCCGCAGACGCCGTACTACAACGAGATCTCCGTCGGGATCCAGCGCACGTGGCAGCCGCCGTCGTCGGTGGACCCGCAGACCACCCCGGAGCGCTCCGAGGAGCTCATCACCGACGTCCTGAGAGGGGAGGCGCTGCTGTGA
- a CDS encoding transposase: MSRNRFEIPAGWTAQAFCFTLDLTDEQAARVRRQFGGRRKARNWAVATLKADLTAYRETGVETEKPSLPGLRKRWNQVKDTECRDVQTGEVWWPEISKEAFADGIKAAVDAYWNWQTSRAGARAGRRVGFPRFAKKGRDRDRVTFTTGAIRVEPDRRHVTLPRIGTVRVHENTRRLERLISKGRARILAATVSRKGARLVVAFRVLVQRPIQPNVTSPGSRVGVDVGVRVLATVATSEGRVVERIENPRPLESALKELRHLGRERSRRTIGSRRHRETQHQITRLQRRVADIRAHHIHVLTTRLAKTHGEIVVEGLDAAGMLRQKGLSGARARRRGLSDSALGQARRQLAYKTGWYGSTLVVADRWYPSSKTCHECQHVQDIGWAEHWRCHGCGAAHQRDDNAAINLARYEASSGDSAVGPVGAAVKRGADRKTGPRPAGGREARKGSRHTVAEQPRDGVLVG; the protein is encoded by the coding sequence ATGAGCAGGAACCGCTTCGAGATCCCCGCTGGCTGGACCGCGCAGGCGTTCTGCTTCACCCTCGACCTCACTGACGAGCAGGCCGCCCGTGTCCGACGTCAGTTCGGTGGTCGCAGGAAGGCCCGGAACTGGGCCGTGGCGACCTTGAAGGCCGACCTCACCGCCTATCGGGAGACCGGCGTCGAGACAGAGAAGCCGTCCCTGCCGGGTCTGCGGAAGCGGTGGAACCAGGTCAAGGACACCGAGTGCCGCGACGTTCAGACCGGAGAGGTCTGGTGGCCGGAGATCAGCAAGGAAGCCTTCGCCGACGGCATCAAGGCTGCTGTGGACGCCTACTGGAACTGGCAGACCTCCCGTGCAGGCGCGAGGGCCGGTCGCCGGGTCGGGTTCCCGAGGTTCGCGAAGAAGGGCCGCGACCGGGACCGGGTCACCTTCACCACCGGAGCCATCCGCGTCGAACCCGACCGCAGGCACGTCACCCTCCCCCGGATCGGAACTGTCCGGGTGCACGAGAACACCCGACGACTCGAACGACTCATCAGCAAGGGCCGTGCCCGGATTCTCGCGGCCACCGTGTCGCGCAAGGGTGCCCGACTGGTGGTCGCCTTCCGCGTCCTCGTTCAGCGCCCGATCCAGCCGAACGTGACCAGTCCCGGCTCGCGGGTGGGTGTCGATGTCGGCGTGCGTGTGCTCGCGACCGTCGCCACCTCCGAAGGCCGGGTCGTCGAGCGGATCGAGAACCCGCGTCCGTTGGAGTCGGCGTTGAAAGAGTTGCGGCACCTGGGCCGAGAACGTAGTCGCCGCACCATCGGGTCGCGCAGACATCGCGAGACCCAGCACCAGATCACCCGGTTGCAGCGCCGGGTCGCGGACATCCGCGCCCATCACATCCATGTCCTGACCACACGGCTTGCCAAGACCCACGGCGAGATCGTGGTCGAGGGACTGGATGCGGCGGGGATGCTCCGCCAGAAGGGCCTGTCCGGGGCACGAGCACGCAGGCGCGGCCTGTCGGACTCCGCCCTCGGCCAGGCCCGGCGCCAGCTGGCCTACAAGACTGGCTGGTACGGCTCAACGCTGGTGGTCGCCGACCGCTGGTACCCGTCCTCGAAGACCTGCCACGAGTGCCAGCACGTGCAGGACATCGGGTGGGCTGAGCACTGGCGATGCCACGGCTGCGGTGCCGCGCATCAGCGGGACGACAACGCAGCCATCAACCTCGCGCGCTACGAGGCATCTTCGGGTGATAGCGCCGTCGGCCCAGTCGGGGCCGCCGTCAAGCGTGGAGCCGACCGTAAGACCGGGCCTCGCCCGGCAGGTGGCCGTGAAGCGCGGAAGGGAAGCCGCCACACGGTGGCTGAACAACCCCGAGACGGGGTGCTGGTGGGATGA
- a CDS encoding IS607 family transposase, with protein MNLTEWARQQGIHPQTAYRWFREGTLPVPAVRINSRSVLVSPDAPAQAPSAFGLYARVSSHDQWDDLDRQVARLTSWAADTGGQVVRVEAEVGSGMNGSRTKVRRMLADPKVTAVVVEHRDRLGRMNTELVEAALSAQGRRLVVLDDGEVDDDLVRDMVEVLTSFCARLYGRRSARNRALKAVGCAQQDIGPQAVLTGVGGGRQGEQA; from the coding sequence GTGAATCTGACCGAGTGGGCACGCCAGCAGGGCATCCACCCGCAGACCGCCTACCGGTGGTTCCGCGAGGGGACGCTGCCGGTGCCCGCGGTGCGGATCAACTCCCGCTCGGTGCTCGTCTCACCGGACGCACCCGCCCAGGCCCCGAGCGCGTTCGGACTGTATGCGCGGGTGTCCTCGCACGATCAGTGGGATGACCTTGACCGGCAGGTCGCCCGCCTCACGTCCTGGGCCGCCGACACCGGCGGTCAGGTGGTGCGGGTTGAGGCCGAGGTGGGGTCCGGGATGAACGGTTCCCGTACCAAGGTTCGTCGGATGCTCGCGGACCCGAAGGTGACCGCCGTGGTGGTCGAGCACCGTGACCGGCTCGGGCGGATGAACACCGAACTCGTGGAGGCGGCGTTGTCGGCCCAGGGCCGCAGGCTGGTGGTGCTTGACGACGGGGAGGTCGATGACGATCTGGTGCGGGACATGGTGGAGGTGCTGACGTCGTTCTGCGCCCGCCTGTATGGCCGCCGGTCGGCGCGTAACCGAGCGTTGAAGGCCGTCGGCTGCGCCCAGCAGGACATCGGCCCCCAAGCCGTTCTCACCGGCGTCGGTGGCGGGAGGCAGGGTGAGCAGGCATGA